The following proteins are co-located in the Streptomyces bottropensis ATCC 25435 genome:
- a CDS encoding metal ABC transporter substrate-binding protein, with amino-acid sequence MNVRRRPRPLISGTAAAVATALGLATLSACSTDSAAAGNTDKFDVVASFYPMAFLAEQIGGKYVHVTTLTEPGQEPHDLEISAKQTAALQESDAVLYLKGLQPSVDDAVAQSEVGTKIDAATLTAMEHHGNEVGGHSAEHDDHENEELEGKDPHLWLDPVKYAEVAKGVGAAFEKADPDHADTYKTNTEALVEKLGALDDQFENGLKNTDTKVFITTHAAFGYLAERYGLTEEAISGLDPESEPSGARVKALETMAKADGVTTVFYETLVSDKTAKTIAADANLRTDVLDPIEGITAKSRGKDYFAVQEANLKALRTALGAT; translated from the coding sequence ATCCGGGACCGCCGCGGCGGTGGCCACCGCACTCGGCCTCGCCACCCTCTCGGCATGTTCCACCGACAGCGCCGCCGCAGGCAACACGGACAAGTTCGACGTCGTCGCGTCGTTCTACCCGATGGCCTTCCTCGCCGAGCAGATCGGCGGGAAGTACGTGCACGTCACCACTCTGACCGAACCCGGCCAGGAGCCGCACGACCTGGAGATCAGCGCCAAGCAGACGGCCGCCCTCCAGGAGTCGGACGCCGTGCTCTACCTCAAGGGCCTGCAGCCCTCCGTCGACGACGCGGTCGCGCAGTCCGAGGTCGGGACGAAGATCGACGCCGCCACGCTGACCGCCATGGAGCACCACGGCAACGAGGTCGGCGGCCACTCGGCCGAGCACGACGACCACGAGAACGAGGAGCTGGAGGGCAAGGACCCCCACCTCTGGCTCGACCCCGTGAAGTACGCCGAGGTCGCCAAGGGTGTCGGCGCCGCCTTCGAGAAGGCCGACCCGGACCACGCGGACACCTACAAGACCAACACCGAGGCCCTGGTCGAGAAGCTGGGCGCGCTCGACGACCAGTTCGAGAACGGTCTGAAGAACACCGACACCAAGGTCTTCATCACCACCCACGCCGCCTTCGGCTACCTCGCCGAGCGCTACGGCCTCACCGAGGAGGCCATCTCCGGCCTCGACCCCGAGTCCGAGCCGAGTGGCGCGCGGGTCAAGGCACTTGAGACCATGGCGAAGGCCGACGGCGTGACCACCGTGTTCTACGAGACACTGGTCAGCGACAAGACCGCGAAGACCATCGCCGCCGACGCGAACCTCAGGACCGACGTCCTCGACCCGATCGAGGGCATCACCGCGAAGTCGCGCGGCAAGGACTACTTCGCGGTGCAGGAAGCCAACCTGAAGGCCCTCCGGACAGCCCTGGGGGCCACATGA
- a CDS encoding metal ABC transporter ATP-binding protein → MTEPVISLRGVRAELGSRTVLRGIDLTVHRGEVVALLGANGSGKSTAVRTVIGQVPVSDGEIELFGTPRRRFRDWRRVGYVPQRTTAAGGVPATVTEIVASGRLSRTRLGILRRADREAIGRALELVGMADRAKDSVNALSGGQHQRVLIARALACEPELLIMDEPMAGVDLASQEVLAATLREQVTKGTTVLLVLHELGPLEPLIDRAVVLRDGCVTHDGPPPEALGQHALPGHDHVHPHAAPGVEPVRTGLLS, encoded by the coding sequence ATGACCGAGCCCGTCATCTCGTTGCGCGGCGTCCGCGCCGAACTGGGCTCGCGCACGGTCCTGCGCGGCATCGACCTCACCGTCCACCGCGGTGAGGTCGTCGCGCTGCTCGGCGCCAACGGCTCCGGCAAGTCCACCGCCGTCCGCACGGTGATCGGGCAGGTACCGGTGAGCGACGGCGAGATCGAGCTGTTCGGCACCCCGCGCCGCCGCTTCCGCGACTGGCGGCGCGTCGGGTACGTACCGCAGCGCACGACCGCGGCGGGCGGTGTCCCGGCGACCGTGACGGAGATCGTGGCCTCGGGCCGGCTCTCCCGCACCCGCCTCGGCATCCTGCGCAGGGCCGACCGCGAGGCGATCGGGCGCGCCCTGGAGCTGGTCGGCATGGCGGACCGCGCCAAGGACTCGGTGAACGCCCTCTCCGGCGGCCAGCACCAGCGCGTCCTCATCGCCCGCGCCCTCGCCTGCGAACCCGAGCTGCTGATCATGGACGAGCCGATGGCGGGCGTTGACCTGGCCAGCCAGGAGGTCCTGGCCGCCACCCTGCGCGAGCAGGTCACCAAGGGCACGACGGTGCTGCTGGTCCTCCACGAACTGGGTCCGCTGGAGCCGCTGATCGACCGCGCGGTCGTCCTGCGCGACGGCTGCGTCACCCACGACGGCCCGCCCCCGGAGGCGCTCGGCCAGCACGCCCTGCCCGGCCACGACCACGTCCACCCGCACGCGGCCCCCGGCGTCGAGCCGGTCCGCACCGGCCTGCTGAGCTGA
- a CDS encoding isoprenyl transferase produces the protein MVVRGFLGRQRREYEAPTPHPSGARPPKLPGELIPKHVAIVMDGNGRWAKERGLPRTEGHKVGAERVLDVLQGSVEIGVRNISLYAFSTENWKRSPDEVRFLMNFNRDFIRKTRDQLDALGIRVRWVGRMPKLWKSVAKELQVAQEQTKDNDRLTLYFCMNYGGRAEIADAAQALAEDIRAGRLDPSKVTEKTFAKYLYYPDMPDVDLFLRPSGEQRTSNYLLWQSAYAEMVFQDVLWPDFDRRDLWRACLEFASRDRRFGGAIPNEELLAMEGRTED, from the coding sequence ATGGTGGTACGCGGGTTCCTGGGGCGTCAGCGCCGCGAGTACGAGGCACCGACGCCGCACCCGTCCGGCGCCCGCCCGCCCAAGCTCCCCGGCGAGCTGATCCCCAAGCACGTGGCGATCGTCATGGACGGCAACGGCCGCTGGGCCAAGGAGCGCGGGCTGCCGCGCACCGAGGGCCACAAGGTCGGCGCCGAGCGCGTGCTGGACGTCCTCCAGGGCTCGGTCGAGATCGGCGTGCGCAACATCTCCCTCTACGCCTTCTCCACCGAGAACTGGAAGCGCTCGCCCGACGAGGTCCGCTTCCTCATGAACTTCAACCGCGACTTCATCCGCAAGACCCGCGACCAGCTCGACGCGCTGGGCATCCGGGTCCGCTGGGTGGGCCGGATGCCCAAGCTGTGGAAGTCGGTCGCCAAGGAACTCCAGGTCGCCCAGGAGCAGACCAAGGACAACGACCGGCTGACGCTGTACTTCTGCATGAACTACGGCGGCCGCGCCGAGATCGCCGACGCGGCCCAGGCCCTCGCCGAGGACATCCGCGCGGGCCGCCTCGACCCCTCCAAGGTCACCGAGAAGACCTTCGCGAAGTACCTCTACTACCCGGACATGCCGGACGTCGACCTCTTCCTGCGCCCCAGCGGGGAACAGCGCACCTCCAACTACCTGCTCTGGCAGAGCGCCTACGCCGAGATGGTCTTCCAGGACGTGCTGTGGCCCGACTTCGACCGCCGTGACCTGTGGCGGGCCTGCCTGGAGTTCGCCTCCCGCGACCGCCGCTTCGGCGGCGCGATCCCGAACGAGGAGCTGCTCGCCATGGAGGGCCGGACGGAGGACTGA
- the recO gene encoding DNA repair protein RecO — MSLFRDDGVVLRTQKLGEADRIITLLTRGHGRVRAVARGVRRTKSKFGARLEPFSHVDVQFFARGSELIGRGLPLCTQSETIAPYGGGIVSDYARYTAGTAMLETAERFTDHEGEPAVQQYLLLVGGLRTLARGEHAPHLVLDAFLLRSLAVNGYAPSFGDCAKCGMPGPNRFFSVAAGGSVCVDCRMPGSVVPSPQTLRLLAALLTGDWETADASEPRHVREGSGLVSAYLHWHLERGLRSLRYVEKS, encoded by the coding sequence ATGAGTCTGTTCCGTGACGACGGGGTCGTGCTGCGTACCCAGAAGCTCGGTGAGGCGGACCGGATCATCACGTTGCTCACCCGGGGGCATGGGCGGGTGCGGGCGGTGGCCCGGGGAGTGCGGCGGACCAAGTCGAAGTTCGGGGCGCGGCTCGAACCCTTCTCGCACGTGGACGTGCAGTTCTTCGCGCGGGGCAGCGAGCTGATCGGACGCGGGCTGCCCCTGTGCACCCAGAGCGAGACCATCGCCCCCTACGGCGGCGGCATCGTCAGCGACTACGCCCGCTACACCGCCGGGACGGCCATGCTGGAGACGGCCGAACGGTTCACGGACCACGAGGGCGAGCCCGCCGTGCAGCAGTACCTGCTGCTCGTCGGCGGGCTGCGCACCCTCGCCCGCGGCGAGCACGCGCCGCACCTCGTCCTCGACGCCTTCCTCCTGCGCTCGCTCGCCGTCAACGGCTACGCCCCCAGCTTCGGCGACTGCGCCAAGTGCGGCATGCCCGGCCCGAACCGCTTCTTCTCCGTCGCCGCCGGGGGGTCGGTCTGCGTGGACTGCCGGATGCCCGGCAGCGTCGTACCCTCACCGCAGACACTGCGGCTGCTCGCCGCGCTGCTCACGGGAGACTGGGAGACCGCGGACGCGAGCGAGCCGCGGCACGTGCGGGAGGGCAGCGGGCTGGTGTCCGCCTATCTGCACTGGCACCTGGAGCGCGGCCTGCGCTCCCTGCGGTACGTGGAGAAGTCGTAG
- a CDS encoding metal ABC transporter permease, producing the protein MDILDYAFMQRALLAAVLVGITAPAIGIYLVQRRQALMGDGIGHVAMTGVGLGFMLSWSPVWTATLVSVAGAVLMELIRWYGRTRGDIALAMLFYGGMAGGVMLINLAPGGTNANLMSFLFGSLSTVSQQDITAICVLAAFVIVMTLALRRQLFAVSQDEEFARVTGLPVRALNLLTAVTAAVTVTVAMRVVGLLLVSALMVVPVAAAQQLTRSFAATFAVAVAIGVCVTIGGTVTSYYQDVPPGATIVLLAIAAFMLLTALATPLSRRRAKALEPPAGDPAECGIARTGAAEGAVRTKDTVPASRASVEGSTG; encoded by the coding sequence ATGGACATCCTCGACTACGCCTTCATGCAGCGGGCCCTGCTGGCCGCCGTCCTCGTCGGCATCACCGCCCCCGCCATCGGCATCTACCTCGTCCAGCGCCGCCAGGCCCTCATGGGCGACGGCATCGGCCATGTCGCGATGACCGGCGTCGGCCTCGGCTTCATGCTGTCCTGGTCCCCGGTCTGGACGGCGACGCTCGTGTCCGTGGCCGGTGCCGTGCTGATGGAGCTGATCCGCTGGTACGGCAGGACGCGCGGCGACATCGCGCTCGCCATGCTCTTCTACGGCGGCATGGCGGGCGGTGTGATGCTCATCAACCTCGCGCCCGGCGGCACCAACGCCAACCTGATGTCGTTCCTCTTCGGCTCGCTGTCGACCGTGTCACAGCAGGACATCACCGCGATCTGCGTCCTGGCCGCGTTCGTGATCGTGATGACGCTGGCCCTGCGGCGGCAGCTGTTCGCGGTCAGCCAGGACGAGGAGTTCGCCCGGGTCACCGGCCTGCCGGTGCGCGCGCTGAACCTGCTGACGGCGGTCACGGCGGCCGTCACCGTGACGGTCGCCATGCGCGTCGTCGGCCTGCTGCTGGTCTCCGCGCTGATGGTCGTCCCCGTCGCCGCCGCCCAGCAGCTCACCCGCAGTTTCGCGGCCACCTTCGCGGTCGCCGTCGCCATCGGGGTCTGCGTGACCATCGGCGGCACGGTCACCTCGTACTACCAGGACGTGCCGCCCGGCGCGACCATCGTGCTGCTCGCCATCGCCGCGTTCATGCTGCTCACCGCGCTGGCCACCCCGCTGTCCAGGCGGCGCGCGAAGGCCCTGGAGCCGCCGGCCGGCGACCCGGCGGAGTGCGGGATCGCGCGGACCGGCGCGGCCGAAGGGGCCGTAAGGACCAAGGACACGGTCCCGGCCAGCCGGGCCTCCGTCGAGGGGTCCACGGGCTGA
- a CDS encoding Fur family transcriptional regulator, protein MTTAGPVRGRSTRQRAAVAAALDEVDEFRSAQELHDMLKHKGDSVGLTTVYRTLQSLADAGEVDVLRTSDGESVYRRCSTGEHHHHLVCRVCGKAVEVEGPAVEKWADAIAAEHGFVNVAHTVEIFGTCEECAAKIS, encoded by the coding sequence GTGACGACCGCCGGACCCGTACGAGGTCGTTCCACCCGGCAGCGGGCGGCCGTGGCCGCGGCTCTCGACGAGGTCGACGAGTTCCGCAGCGCGCAGGAACTCCACGACATGCTCAAGCACAAAGGCGACTCGGTCGGGCTCACCACCGTGTACCGCACGCTCCAGTCCCTCGCCGACGCGGGCGAGGTCGACGTCCTGCGCACCTCCGACGGCGAGTCGGTGTACCGCCGCTGCTCCACCGGCGAGCACCACCACCACCTCGTCTGCCGCGTCTGCGGCAAGGCCGTGGAGGTGGAGGGCCCGGCGGTCGAGAAGTGGGCCGACGCGATCGCGGCGGAACACGGCTTCGTGAACGTGGCCCACACGGTGGAGATCTTCGGCACCTGCGAGGAGTGCGCGGCGAAGATCTCGTGA
- a CDS encoding YcxB family protein, with protein MAEAGGENVELEYRATARDFREAVRASARASSAGRWGRGLLLVSGALGLVLAAVPTLLGAVPDPKVLVMTAAPVLGLLVLPRVEARRLHRRAAPLGVHRTVLDLWGVTVEHDGGTERVARWSQVSRYAETPHTFVLLDGHSQVPRFTVLPKHGLRVPADADRLRAVLAREGLARL; from the coding sequence TTGGCCGAGGCCGGTGGGGAGAACGTGGAGCTGGAGTACCGGGCGACGGCCCGGGACTTCCGCGAGGCGGTCCGCGCGTCCGCCCGTGCCTCCTCGGCCGGCCGGTGGGGGAGGGGGCTGCTGCTCGTCTCCGGCGCCCTGGGACTGGTCCTGGCGGCGGTGCCGACGCTGCTCGGCGCCGTGCCCGACCCCAAGGTGCTGGTGATGACGGCCGCCCCGGTCCTCGGGCTGCTGGTCCTCCCACGCGTCGAGGCCCGCCGGCTCCACCGCCGCGCGGCACCGCTCGGCGTCCACCGCACGGTGCTGGACCTCTGGGGCGTGACCGTGGAGCACGACGGGGGCACCGAGCGGGTGGCCCGCTGGTCACAGGTGTCCCGGTACGCGGAGACCCCGCACACCTTCGTCCTGCTCGACGGGCACTCCCAGGTGCCCCGCTTCACCGTGCTGCCGAAGCACGGCCTGCGCGTCCCCGCCGACGCCGACCGGCTGCGGGCCGTCCTCGCCCGGGAAGGCCTGGCCCGGCTGTGA